GCGGCGCGCCGCGTGGACCGCGGTGGCGATGGGCGCGGGGGTGATGACGGTCTCCGCCGTCGCCTTCGTCGTCCTGCGCCGCGGCCTCCCCGCGCTGTTCCTCCGCGCCGACGCCGCCGAGTCGCTGCCCCTCGCCGCGGGCGTGCTGCCGATCGCCGCCGCCTTCCAGCTCTTCGACGGCACGCAGGCCGTCGCGGGCGGCGTGCTGCGCGGGGCGGGGCAGACCCGCGCCGCCGCGCTGATCAACCTCCTCGGCTACTACGCCCTCGCCCTGCCGCTCGCCTACTGGCTCGGCTTCGGCGCCGGTCCGGGGCGCGGCCTCGGGCTTTCGGGGATCTGGATCGGTCTGGCCGTTGGATTGTTTGCGGTCGCCGGGCTGCTCGTCGCGCGAATCAAGTACGGCTTGCGGCATAATCCAAGCGGCGGACCAGCGGACGGGCAGGTCGCGGGCTCGCCGGGGGAACGATGAACGATCGAGGCCGGGGCGCGGACGACGCGCCGGAACAGAAGA
This is a stretch of genomic DNA from bacterium. It encodes these proteins:
- a CDS encoding MATE family efflux transporter: RLLALGLPIGAQLMLEMWAFAASSLLAGWLGAAALAAHSVALKLASVSYMVPLGISIAAATRVGNLLGAGRPEQARRAAWTAVAMGAGVMTVSAVAFVVLRRGLPALFLRADAAESLPLAAGVLPIAAAFQLFDGTQAVAGGVLRGAGQTRAAALINLLGYYALALPLAYWLGFGAGPGRGLGLSGIWIGLAVGLFAVAGLLVARIKYGLRHNPSGGPADGQVAGSPGER